A stretch of Campylobacter gracilis DNA encodes these proteins:
- a CDS encoding AAA family ATPase — MIASFEVCGYASISQNIKIDFTAKQNQRLKNTKYESNYFSDTRIAKSVVLFGKNATGKTNILKALESILRIIEKGLNIEKELQFISSDIGYTEYRIVITDSKKDSYAYEIKFNKEQIISESLTKNEVLIYRFAEDKLTFPIATEYEKILSVVPRDTVLNKIKDNGIKELRSFQSMVNIYEYSKNINAFEVMASQVRVISFKLFERNFFMKHKDTVLNILEIIDDSITDFDFIDIKDDRFSLILKRDEKTFVFEKESSGVKKIIELMIGLVYAIDDIGITEESVMLIDELDSSISTISLIRLLNGVINSSSNIKGQFILSSHNPLIFDTDMLAPAQIYIVGKENTATTLKSLSEFELRNDKKKAYMGYLRGDYE, encoded by the coding sequence ATGATAGCTAGTTTTGAAGTTTGTGGATATGCATCCATATCCCAAAATATTAAGATAGACTTTACTGCAAAACAAAACCAAAGGTTAAAAAATACAAAATATGAAAGCAATTACTTTTCGGATACTAGAATCGCCAAAAGCGTGGTATTGTTTGGGAAGAATGCTACAGGTAAAACAAATATACTGAAAGCACTGGAGAGCATATTACGTATTATTGAAAAAGGGTTAAATATAGAAAAAGAATTGCAGTTTATCAGTTCCGATATAGGATATACTGAATATAGGATAGTTATTACTGATAGTAAAAAAGATAGTTATGCGTATGAGATTAAGTTTAATAAAGAGCAGATAATAAGCGAAAGTTTAACAAAAAATGAAGTTTTGATTTATCGATTTGCCGAAGACAAGCTAACATTCCCGATAGCTACCGAATATGAAAAGATACTATCCGTAGTTCCTCGAGACACCGTCTTAAATAAAATAAAAGATAATGGCATCAAAGAGCTGCGCAGTTTTCAGAGCATGGTAAATATATACGAATATAGTAAAAATATAAACGCTTTCGAAGTTATGGCTAGTCAGGTTAGAGTGATTTCTTTTAAATTATTTGAAAGAAATTTTTTTATGAAACATAAAGACACCGTCTTGAATATACTAGAGATTATAGATGATAGTATTACGGATTTTGACTTCATAGACATAAAGGATGATAGATTTTCTTTGATTTTAAAAAGAGATGAAAAAACTTTTGTATTTGAAAAAGAAAGTTCCGGCGTAAAGAAGATAATAGAGCTTATGATAGGGCTAGTATATGCAATAGACGACATTGGCATTACAGAAGAGTCGGTTATGCTAATAGACGAGCTAGATAGCTCTATTAGCACTATATCTCTAATTAGGCTATTAAATGGGGTAATTAACTCATCGTCAAATATTAAAGGACAATTTATATTAAGCTCTCACAACCCGCTTATATTTGATACCGATATGCTTGCTCCGGCGCAAATTTATATAGTAGGCAAAGAAAATACCGCTACAACCTTAAAATCATTAAGCGAATTTGAACTAAGAAACGATAAAAAGAAAGCATATATGGGCTATTTAAGAGGCGATTATGAATAA
- a CDS encoding DKNYY domain-containing protein, which yields MKKANNLSKFDKKALKLLFAVLFVPLFISLVFIYELSVYDSSRELPADAQKIGRSDYYNIGGKIYLRSWNLAPYELEGGADAASFRALDTGRYSYTNVGMDASSVFCGARKMSGLDPARTQKIGSRYYSDGRVSYFCSDVTQRTGGAISYIYKVFLHAFGLSKWPQEYNYPYARLDTSAPISPLTESPYVATDGERVFYEGKILAGADAKNLKQIRLKIIHEDGPDSPAHFRSVDRWLSDGRSVYADGERLNFTPSEQMYLVEPNAGIEFLYDPATGAVLMNGERFDAANEPYTPLNFQSGHQEYMLFASKNGIFYLSKDKILNRPRGSGAEGRLKDALWYVYYKFGADASRLSALKRAGDNPFKGAVRQISEKLLKDDAGFYYLNFYSHSVYVTGRSGRHLDKRTNFIELRKITLGVHDDEVMAQIADEAARNPEMSQQIFTAQDVEYENGAAFYMYCLAAVLLLGAWIYSYLRKRSLRRS from the coding sequence ATGAAAAAGGCGAATAATTTAAGCAAATTTGATAAAAAGGCGCTAAAGCTGCTCTTTGCGGTACTTTTCGTGCCGCTCTTCATTTCGCTCGTTTTTATCTATGAGTTATCAGTGTATGATAGCTCGCGCGAGCTGCCCGCGGACGCGCAAAAGATCGGCAGAAGCGATTACTATAATATCGGCGGCAAAATTTATCTACGCTCTTGGAATCTCGCTCCTTACGAGCTGGAGGGCGGCGCAGACGCGGCGAGCTTTCGCGCGCTTGATACCGGCAGATACTCCTACACAAACGTCGGCATGGACGCTAGTAGCGTGTTTTGCGGCGCTCGCAAGATGTCGGGGCTGGATCCCGCTCGCACGCAAAAGATCGGCTCTCGCTACTACAGCGACGGACGCGTGAGCTACTTCTGCTCGGACGTTACGCAGCGCACGGGCGGCGCGATAAGCTACATTTACAAAGTTTTTTTACATGCGTTCGGGCTCTCTAAATGGCCGCAGGAGTACAACTATCCATACGCTAGACTTGATACTAGCGCGCCTATCTCGCCTCTGACCGAGAGCCCTTACGTCGCCACGGACGGTGAGCGGGTATTTTACGAGGGTAAAATTTTAGCAGGTGCGGATGCAAAAAATCTAAAACAGATAAGGCTAAAAATCATACACGAAGACGGCCCCGATTCGCCCGCGCACTTTCGCTCAGTCGATCGGTGGCTAAGCGACGGACGCAGCGTCTATGCAGACGGCGAGAGGCTAAATTTTACCCCTAGCGAGCAGATGTATCTCGTGGAGCCAAACGCCGGCATAGAGTTTCTTTATGATCCCGCTACGGGCGCGGTACTGATGAACGGCGAGAGATTTGATGCCGCAAACGAGCCCTATACGCCGCTAAATTTTCAGAGCGGGCATCAGGAATACATGCTGTTTGCGAGCAAAAACGGCATATTTTATCTAAGTAAGGATAAAATTTTAAATCGTCCGCGCGGTAGCGGCGCCGAGGGCCGGCTCAAAGACGCGCTTTGGTACGTGTATTATAAATTTGGCGCAGACGCCAGCCGGCTAAGCGCGCTAAAAAGGGCGGGCGACAATCCGTTTAAAGGCGCCGTGCGGCAGATCTCGGAGAAGCTTTTGAAGGACGACGCGGGATTTTATTATCTAAATTTCTACTCGCATAGCGTTTACGTCACGGGTCGCAGCGGCAGGCATCTGGATAAGCGGACAAATTTCATCGAGCTGCGAAAGATCACGCTTGGGGTACACGACGATGAGGTGATGGCGCAGATCGCGGACGAGGCGGCGCGAAACCCAGAAATGTCGCAGCAGATCTTTACCGCGCAGGACGTGGAGTACGAAAACGGCGCGGCCTTTTATATGTATTGCCTTGCGGCGGTTTTATTGCTCGGAGCTTGGATTTACAGCTACCTTAGAAAACGCAGCTTGCGACGCAGCTAA
- a CDS encoding uracil-xanthine permease family protein: protein MEKYEGYNLRLRDALVGVQFLFVAFGALVLVPILTGLDTSVALFTAGIGTLLFQLITRKNVPPIFLASSFAFIAPLSFGVKEWGIAATMSGVIAAGLFYVVLSLLIRLKGEGFLHKILPPVVVGPVIMTIGLILSPAAVNMVMGKGKEALYTQGQSLTIALISLSAVIVVMMFGRGMLRLVPILCGIAAGYCASLFVGIVDFTPILNAPWFVLPHFTAPVFKLEAVIYMVPITIAPAIEHIGDMLAISNVTKENFLKNPGLKSTLLGDGLATSLAGCFGGPPNTTYSEVTGAVSITKAYNPAIMTFAALAAILLAFVGKLGAALSTIPAPVIGGIMLLLFGIIASVGMETLIKNGVDLAEPRNMIIVALIFVCAIGGMVLDFGAMSFSGVGLGALIGITLNLVLPKTKHFDGY, encoded by the coding sequence ATGGAAAAATACGAAGGCTACAATCTCAGGCTACGCGACGCTCTCGTCGGCGTACAGTTTCTATTCGTCGCGTTCGGCGCACTCGTGCTGGTGCCGATATTAACGGGGCTTGATACGTCCGTGGCGCTGTTTACGGCGGGCATCGGCACGCTGCTGTTTCAGCTAATCACGCGCAAAAACGTCCCGCCGATCTTTCTCGCGTCTAGTTTCGCGTTTATCGCGCCGCTAAGCTTTGGTGTGAAGGAGTGGGGTATCGCCGCGACGATGAGCGGGGTGATCGCGGCGGGGCTTTTTTACGTGGTTCTAAGCTTGCTCATCAGGCTAAAAGGCGAGGGGTTTTTGCATAAAATTTTACCACCCGTGGTCGTCGGCCCCGTTATCATGACGATAGGTCTCATCCTCTCGCCAGCAGCCGTAAATATGGTCATGGGCAAGGGCAAAGAGGCACTATATACGCAGGGGCAGTCGCTTACGATCGCGCTCATCTCGCTCTCGGCGGTTATCGTCGTGATGATGTTTGGTCGCGGCATGTTGCGCCTCGTGCCGATACTGTGCGGTATCGCGGCTGGATACTGCGCGTCGCTGTTTGTAGGGATTGTGGACTTTACGCCGATTCTAAACGCGCCGTGGTTTGTGCTGCCGCATTTCACCGCGCCGGTTTTTAAGCTCGAAGCCGTGATCTACATGGTGCCTATCACCATCGCACCCGCGATCGAGCACATCGGCGATATGCTTGCGATCAGCAACGTCACGAAGGAAAATTTCCTAAAAAATCCAGGGCTTAAAAGCACGCTGCTAGGCGATGGGCTCGCGACGTCGCTGGCGGGTTGCTTCGGCGGACCGCCGAACACCACCTACTCCGAGGTCACGGGCGCAGTTAGCATCACGAAAGCTTACAATCCAGCCATCATGACCTTTGCCGCGCTTGCGGCGATACTGCTTGCATTCGTGGGCAAGCTCGGCGCCGCGCTCTCCACGATCCCCGCTCCCGTCATCGGCGGCATTATGCTGCTGCTTTTCGGTATCATCGCTAGCGTGGGCATGGAGACCCTGATCAAAAACGGCGTGGATCTGGCCGAGCCGCGCAATATGATCATCGTCGCGCTTATCTTCGTCTGCGCGATCGGCGGCATGGTGCTGGATTTTGGCGCGATGAGCTTTAGCGGCGTGGGGCTCGGCGCGCTCATCGGCATCACGCTAAATTTGGTGCTGCCAAAGACCAAGCATTTTGACGGATACTAA
- a CDS encoding NAD(P)H-dependent glycerol-3-phosphate dehydrogenase, with protein sequence MMKIAVIGAGKWGSALFDALSVKNECVITSRTPRQIPHFVSVSEALECEALVFALAAQQTAQWLDQNFTYKNQKILVASKGIDAASGRFLNEIFESHVARGNLAYLSGPSFATEVMQKLPCALVVSSCNENLAELFASTFPAYIKTYTSGDIIGAEVCGAYKNVIAIASGVCDGLELGNNARASLIARGIVEIARFGKFFGARDETFLGLSGVGDLFLTASSALSRNYRVGLGLARGKGLEEILRELGEVAEGVATTEAVVNIATKHKIYAPIATEVAQILRGKDVKASLKDLLRKK encoded by the coding sequence ATAATGAAAATCGCGGTTATCGGCGCTGGCAAATGGGGTAGCGCGCTTTTTGATGCGCTTAGCGTGAAAAACGAATGCGTCATCACTTCTCGCACGCCAAGGCAAATTCCGCATTTTGTAAGCGTGAGCGAGGCTCTGGAGTGCGAAGCGCTCGTTTTCGCGCTCGCGGCACAACAAACCGCGCAGTGGCTGGATCAAAATTTCACCTACAAAAATCAAAAAATTCTAGTCGCCTCCAAGGGTATCGACGCGGCTAGCGGCAGGTTTTTGAACGAAATTTTTGAATCTCATGTCGCGCGCGGCAATCTTGCTTATCTATCAGGTCCGTCGTTTGCCACTGAAGTCATGCAGAAGCTGCCTTGCGCGCTCGTCGTAAGCTCGTGTAACGAAAATCTAGCCGAGCTTTTCGCAAGCACTTTCCCTGCCTACATCAAGACCTACACGAGTGGCGATATCATCGGCGCAGAAGTGTGCGGCGCGTATAAAAACGTTATCGCCATCGCTAGCGGCGTTTGCGATGGGCTTGAGCTTGGCAATAACGCTAGAGCGAGCTTGATCGCACGCGGCATCGTAGAGATCGCGCGTTTCGGCAAGTTTTTCGGCGCACGAGACGAGACCTTTTTGGGCTTAAGCGGCGTGGGCGATCTGTTTTTGACCGCCTCGAGCGCACTATCGCGAAACTACCGCGTAGGACTAGGGCTTGCGCGCGGTAAAGGGCTCGAAGAAATTTTGCGCGAGTTGGGCGAGGTTGCCGAAGGCGTGGCTACGACCGAAGCGGTCGTAAATATCGCGACAAAGCACAAGATCTACGCTCCGATCGCTACCGAGGTCGCGCAAATTCTGCGTGGCAAGGACGTAAAAGCGAGTCTAAAGGACTTGCTGCGCAAAAAATAG
- the gatB gene encoding Asp-tRNA(Asn)/Glu-tRNA(Gln) amidotransferase subunit GatB — MFETVIGLEVHCQLNTKTKIFCSCPTSFGDEANSHVCPTCLALPGALPVLNEEAVKKAISFGTAVNATINRKSVFDRKNYFYPDLPKAYQISQWTIPIVEHGELFIAADGQSKRIGITRAHLEEDAGKNNHESSRSLVDLNRAGTPLLEIVSEPDMRSADEAVAYLKKLHSILRFLNISDANMQEGSFRCDVNVSIRPQGEQKLYTRVEIKNLNSFKFIQKAIEFEIERQIEAWQDGKYEQEVVQETRLFDTAKLITKPMRSKEDSAEYRYFPDPDLLTVIVDDEMLAAAQQIPELPDQKKARYVRELGVKEKDAEIIISTYENARFFEDLIAAGHEPKLCVSWLTVELAGRLKNGVTIEDSPVGSAKMSELLSAIEGDAVSQKAAKEVLDYLMEHDEAVSSVIDKLGLRQVSDDGAILEIIARVMSQNEDKVADYRGGKDKLFGFFVGQVMKEGKGAFNPAKVNELLKQKLG; from the coding sequence ATGTTTGAAACCGTGATCGGCCTAGAGGTACACTGCCAGCTAAATACCAAAACCAAAATTTTCTGCTCCTGCCCCACGAGCTTCGGCGACGAGGCGAATTCGCACGTCTGCCCGACCTGCCTGGCGCTTCCGGGCGCTCTTCCCGTGCTAAATGAGGAGGCGGTTAAAAAAGCTATCAGTTTCGGCACCGCCGTTAATGCGACGATCAATCGCAAGTCGGTATTCGACCGCAAAAATTACTTCTATCCCGACCTTCCCAAGGCGTATCAAATTTCGCAGTGGACGATCCCGATCGTAGAGCACGGTGAGCTTTTCATAGCCGCGGACGGACAGAGCAAGCGCATCGGCATTACGCGCGCGCACCTGGAGGAGGATGCGGGCAAGAATAACCACGAAAGCTCGCGCAGCCTAGTCGATCTGAACCGCGCCGGCACGCCGCTTTTGGAGATCGTAAGCGAGCCCGATATGCGCTCTGCGGACGAGGCGGTCGCGTATCTAAAAAAACTCCACAGCATTTTGCGCTTTTTAAATATCAGCGACGCGAACATGCAAGAAGGCTCGTTTCGCTGCGACGTAAACGTCAGCATCCGTCCGCAAGGCGAGCAAAAGCTCTACACGCGCGTGGAGATTAAAAATTTAAACTCCTTTAAATTTATCCAAAAGGCGATCGAGTTTGAGATTGAGCGTCAGATCGAAGCGTGGCAGGACGGCAAATATGAGCAAGAGGTCGTGCAAGAAACCCGCCTTTTTGATACCGCCAAGCTTATCACCAAGCCGATGCGTAGCAAAGAAGACAGCGCCGAGTACCGCTACTTCCCCGACCCCGACCTGCTAACCGTGATCGTGGATGACGAGATGCTGGCTGCTGCGCAGCAGATCCCCGAGCTACCCGATCAGAAAAAGGCCCGCTACGTCCGCGAGCTGGGCGTTAAAGAAAAGGACGCCGAGATCATAATCTCGACCTACGAAAACGCGCGATTTTTTGAGGATCTGATCGCGGCGGGGCACGAGCCCAAACTCTGCGTCAGCTGGCTTACCGTCGAGCTTGCGGGCAGGCTCAAAAACGGCGTTACGATCGAGGATTCGCCCGTAGGTAGCGCGAAGATGAGCGAGCTTTTAAGCGCGATCGAAGGCGACGCAGTGTCGCAAAAGGCGGCCAAAGAGGTGCTTGACTATTTAATGGAGCACGACGAGGCCGTAAGCTCGGTCATCGACAAGCTAGGCTTGAGGCAGGTAAGCGATGACGGCGCGATTTTGGAGATCATAGCGCGCGTGATGAGCCAAAACGAGGACAAGGTTGCAGACTACCGCGGCGGCAAGGACAAGCTATTTGGCTTCTTCGTAGGCCAAGTGATGAAAGAGGGCAAGGGCGCGTTTAACCCTGCAAAGGTGAACGAGCTTCTGAAACAGAAGCTGGGCTGA
- a CDS encoding F0F1 ATP synthase subunit A, with amino-acid sequence MLKDVFLFGGLISYDHTFIYLFYFFLVVAIIVAVALCSTRSLQLVPHGMQNIAEAYLSGVLTIGKDAMGSEEQAKKYLPLIATLGFVIFFSNVIGLVPGFESPSASLNLTLSLTLCVWLYYHFEGVREHGVINYLKHFMGPVKILAPFMFVIEIVSHFSRVVSLSFRLFGNIKGDDTFLLVMLTLAPALIPMVPFALLTFMAILQTFIFMVLSYVYLAGAVIVDEH; translated from the coding sequence ATGCTAAAAGACGTCTTCCTTTTCGGCGGTTTAATTTCTTACGACCACACTTTCATCTATCTTTTTTACTTCTTTTTGGTCGTCGCTATCATCGTAGCAGTCGCGCTTTGCTCCACTCGCTCGCTTCAGCTTGTGCCTCACGGCATGCAAAACATCGCCGAAGCCTACTTAAGCGGCGTACTAACGATCGGTAAGGACGCGATGGGTAGCGAAGAGCAAGCCAAAAAATATCTTCCGCTAATTGCAACATTGGGATTTGTGATATTTTTTAGTAACGTTATCGGCTTGGTGCCGGGCTTTGAGTCGCCGAGCGCGAGTTTAAATTTAACCCTTTCGCTTACGCTTTGCGTTTGGTTGTACTACCATTTTGAGGGCGTTCGCGAGCACGGCGTGATCAACTATCTAAAGCACTTTATGGGGCCTGTGAAAATCCTAGCGCCGTTTATGTTCGTCATAGAGATCGTCTCGCATTTTTCGCGCGTTGTATCGCTTTCGTTCCGACTTTTCGGTAATATCAAAGGCGACGATACCTTCCTGCTCGTTATGCTTACTCTTGCTCCTGCGCTAATACCGATGGTACCGTTTGCACTGCTTACTTTTATGGCGATTTTGCAGACTTTTATTTTCATGGTTTTAAGCTACGTTTATCTAGCGGGCGCCGTGATCGTCGATGAGCATTAA
- a CDS encoding HrcA family transcriptional regulator — MKTNKRDMILESIISAYLDSNTPIGSSELGERMGVAMSASSIRIYFKRLSEEGALTQLHVSGGRIPTVATMQDYWRARLSFDDEIKIDDARELEAVLEDFEIYCMIFNAENEALSEVINHDDRFIILTFRTDEIILKYDFRVFKFLSNLIGISLGDLELASMQIGLRELSTKIKELKNSKIEFLCNEVVAYKIFKDERFKILLNPSIAVNFTKNLIFAPYFEHGFMGIKRPVKFEGEDATMICAGSVYENYEKFFNYAKGVA; from the coding sequence GTGAAAACAAATAAACGCGATATGATTCTAGAATCCATCATTTCCGCCTATCTCGATAGCAACACCCCGATCGGATCTTCCGAGCTGGGTGAGCGTATGGGCGTAGCGATGTCAGCGTCTAGCATCCGAATTTATTTTAAGCGCTTAAGCGAGGAAGGGGCTTTGACGCAGCTTCATGTAAGCGGTGGTAGAATCCCCACAGTTGCGACGATGCAGGATTACTGGCGCGCTAGACTTAGCTTCGACGATGAGATAAAAATAGACGATGCTCGCGAGCTAGAAGCGGTGCTTGAGGATTTTGAAATTTACTGTATGATTTTCAACGCTGAAAATGAAGCCCTAAGCGAAGTCATCAATCATGATGATCGTTTCATAATCCTTACGTTTAGAACAGACGAGATTATCTTAAAATACGATTTTAGAGTTTTTAAATTCTTATCAAATTTAATAGGAATTTCACTCGGAGATTTGGAGCTAGCTTCGATGCAGATCGGTCTGCGCGAGCTTAGCACCAAAATTAAAGAGCTAAAAAATTCTAAAATCGAATTTCTTTGTAACGAGGTCGTGGCGTATAAAATTTTCAAAGACGAGCGGTTTAAAATTTTACTCAACCCCTCGATCGCCGTAAATTTTACTAAAAATTTGATCTTCGCGCCCTACTTCGAGCACGGATTTATGGGGATCAAACGCCCCGTGAAATTCGAAGGCGAGGACGCTACGATGATCTGCGCAGGCAGCGTTTACGAGAATTACGAGAAATTTTTTAACTACGCTAAAGGAGTAGCATGA
- the grpE gene encoding nucleotide exchange factor GrpE has product MSHKFKEHGDKNAACDSEEKEVCEQCASEASEPQEAQTCDDTDAQIQKLQNELSEITDKFYRANADFENLKKRLEKEKDSAVAYASESFAKDLLPIIDALEEAAKIDVEGNELADKIEVGVKQCLSLFIKTFEKYGIVPIATDAGFDPSVHNAISMIEAEGAKKGDIVQVYQKGYMYKQRVLRAAMVVVAK; this is encoded by the coding sequence ATGAGCCATAAATTTAAAGAGCACGGCGATAAAAATGCAGCGTGCGATAGTGAAGAAAAAGAGGTTTGCGAACAGTGCGCGTCAGAAGCGAGCGAGCCGCAAGAGGCGCAGACATGCGACGATACCGACGCGCAGATACAAAAGCTTCAAAACGAGCTGAGTGAGATCACCGATAAATTTTACCGTGCCAATGCGGATTTTGAAAATCTCAAAAAACGTTTGGAAAAAGAAAAAGATAGCGCTGTTGCTTACGCTAGCGAGAGCTTTGCGAAGGATCTGCTGCCGATAATCGACGCGCTTGAGGAAGCCGCCAAAATTGATGTGGAAGGTAATGAGCTTGCGGATAAAATCGAAGTTGGCGTAAAACAATGTCTAAGCCTTTTTATAAAGACTTTTGAAAAATACGGTATCGTTCCAATAGCGACGGATGCGGGATTCGATCCTAGCGTGCATAACGCCATCTCGATGATTGAAGCCGAAGGCGCTAAAAAAGGCGATATCGTTCAAGTATATCAAAAAGGCTATATGTATAAGCAGCGCGTTTTACGCGCCGCTATGGTAGTAGTGGCGAAATAA
- the dnaK gene encoding molecular chaperone DnaK, whose product MAKVIGIDLGTTNSCVSIFERGESKIIPNKEGKNTTPSVVAFTDKGEVLVGDSAKRQAVTNPEKTIYSIKRIMGLMMNEKNAQEAKKRLPYKIIDRNGACAVEIAGKVYTPQEISAKVLIKLKEDAEAFLGEPVVDAVITVPAYFNDSQRKATKEAGTIAGLNVLRIINEPTAAALAYGLDKKESEKIVVYDLGGGTFDVTVLETGDSVVEVLATGGNAFLGGDDFDNKLIDFLTSEFQSETGIDLRGDVMAMQRLKEAAENAKKELSSAMETTVNLPFITADATGPKHLMKTITRAKFESMIDSLVDETISTLKKVVSDAGLSMNDIKEVVMVGGSTRVPLVQEEVKKAFGKELNKSVNPDEVVAIGAAIQGAVIKGDVKDVLLLDVTPLSLGIETLGGVMTKIIEKGTTIPTKKSQTFSTAEDNQSAVTINVLQGEREFAKDNKSLGNFNLEGIMPAPRGVPQIEVEFNIDANGILTVSAKDKATGKATDIRITGSSGLSDAEIDKMVKDAELHKEEDNKRKETVEARNQADSIAHQTEKSLSEMGEKVPSDLRAKIEGALNDLKAVLKDENASKEAINSKVEALSKVAEDLYKAASANQGAQGGSQSSGSNGGKKDDDVIDAEVE is encoded by the coding sequence ATGGCAAAAGTCATAGGCATCGACCTAGGAACAACAAACTCGTGCGTAAGCATATTCGAGCGCGGCGAGAGCAAGATCATACCGAACAAAGAGGGCAAAAACACCACTCCGTCGGTAGTCGCTTTTACCGACAAAGGCGAGGTTTTAGTAGGCGACAGCGCCAAGCGCCAAGCCGTCACTAACCCGGAAAAGACGATCTACTCAATCAAGCGCATCATGGGTCTTATGATGAATGAAAAAAATGCGCAGGAGGCCAAAAAGCGCCTACCGTATAAGATCATCGACCGAAATGGCGCGTGCGCGGTAGAGATCGCGGGCAAGGTTTATACGCCGCAAGAAATTTCAGCTAAGGTGCTAATCAAGCTAAAAGAGGATGCTGAGGCGTTTTTGGGCGAGCCGGTTGTCGATGCGGTCATAACCGTGCCTGCGTATTTCAACGACAGCCAAAGAAAGGCGACGAAAGAAGCAGGAACGATCGCGGGCCTAAACGTGCTTCGTATCATCAATGAACCTACCGCAGCAGCGCTTGCGTATGGGCTGGATAAAAAAGAGTCTGAAAAGATCGTCGTTTACGATCTGGGCGGCGGCACATTCGACGTAACCGTGCTAGAAACCGGCGATAGCGTCGTAGAAGTTTTAGCTACCGGTGGTAATGCGTTTTTGGGCGGCGATGATTTCGATAACAAACTGATCGACTTTTTAACCTCAGAATTTCAATCTGAAACGGGTATCGACTTGCGCGGCGATGTCATGGCTATGCAACGCCTAAAAGAGGCTGCGGAAAACGCCAAAAAAGAGCTAAGCAGCGCGATGGAAACGACGGTAAATTTACCTTTCATTACCGCTGACGCTACGGGTCCTAAACACCTGATGAAAACCATCACTAGAGCTAAATTTGAAAGTATGATCGATTCTTTAGTAGATGAGACCATAAGCACGCTTAAAAAGGTCGTAAGCGATGCAGGTCTTAGCATGAACGACATAAAAGAAGTCGTCATGGTTGGCGGCTCGACGCGTGTGCCTTTGGTGCAAGAGGAGGTCAAAAAGGCTTTCGGCAAGGAGTTAAATAAGAGCGTAAACCCTGACGAAGTCGTAGCTATCGGCGCGGCGATTCAAGGCGCGGTCATCAAAGGCGACGTAAAAGACGTGCTACTACTCGACGTCACTCCGCTAAGCCTCGGCATCGAAACCCTAGGCGGCGTGATGACTAAGATCATCGAAAAAGGAACTACAATACCTACGAAAAAATCTCAAACCTTCTCGACTGCAGAGGATAACCAAAGCGCCGTTACGATCAACGTCTTGCAGGGCGAGCGCGAGTTCGCGAAGGACAACAAATCGCTAGGAAATTTCAATCTTGAAGGCATCATGCCAGCCCCTCGCGGCGTGCCGCAGATCGAGGTGGAATTTAACATCGACGCGAACGGAATTTTAACCGTTTCGGCAAAAGACAAAGCCACCGGCAAAGCAACCGACATCCGCATCACCGGCTCAAGCGGCTTAAGCGACGCCGAGATCGATAAGATGGTAAAGGACGCCGAGCTTCATAAAGAGGAAGACAACAAGCGCAAAGAAACCGTCGAAGCGCGTAACCAAGCCGACAGTATCGCGCATCAAACCGAAAAGAGCCTAAGCGAGATGGGTGAGAAGGTGCCGAGCGATCTACGCGCTAAGATCGAGGGCGCGCTAAACGATCTAAAAGCCGTGCTAAAGGATGAAAACGCGAGCAAGGAAGCGATAAACTCCAAAGTAGAAGCCCTAAGCAAGGTCGCCGAGGATCTATACAAGGCTGCCAGCGCAAATCAGGGTGCACAAGGCGGATCGCAAAGCTCCGGCTCAAACGGCGGTAAAAAAGACGACGACGTCATCGACGCCGAAGTCGAATAA